The Victivallis sp. Marseille-Q1083 genome has a window encoding:
- a CDS encoding IS630 family transposase, whose product METQDARKLDKVALEERRKQAVRLYQSGKCNNCTEIGKIVGAHRNTVGKWISRWKKSGLRALKVKKCGRPVGFGRRLLPHEESKIRKDLVDHCPDQLRLPFALWTRQAVRLHIKISFGIEIPVRTMGEYLKRWGFTPQKPVKKAYQRNEAHVQKWLIEEYPRIKKLAKSEDADIFWGDETGIRNDEAKGRSYAPKGNPPVQAVNPVREKVNMISAITNQGKTHFMFYSETMTAQLLIQFMERLIRQNERKVYLILDNLRVHHSKTLTGFLQENAAFIKLFFLPSYSPDLNPDEYLNRDLKSNLSNKPLGCAKGKITEHAKQHMEMIAEQPERIKKLFHSKTVLYAS is encoded by the coding sequence ATGGAAACTCAAGATGCACGAAAACTCGATAAGGTCGCTCTTGAAGAGCGGCGCAAGCAGGCCGTGAGATTGTATCAAAGCGGCAAATGTAATAATTGTACAGAAATCGGAAAAATCGTTGGAGCGCACCGCAACACGGTGGGCAAGTGGATAAGCAGGTGGAAAAAAAGCGGCTTGCGTGCTTTGAAAGTAAAGAAATGTGGTCGTCCAGTCGGCTTTGGACGCCGTCTGCTTCCGCATGAAGAGAGTAAGATACGGAAAGATTTGGTTGATCATTGTCCGGATCAGTTAAGATTGCCATTTGCGCTCTGGACTCGTCAGGCGGTACGGTTGCACATCAAAATTTCCTTTGGAATCGAAATACCAGTCCGAACCATGGGGGAGTACTTGAAACGCTGGGGATTTACGCCGCAAAAACCAGTTAAGAAAGCTTATCAGCGCAATGAGGCGCACGTTCAAAAATGGCTGATTGAGGAGTATCCCCGAATCAAAAAGCTGGCAAAATCAGAAGATGCGGATATCTTTTGGGGGGATGAAACAGGAATTCGCAATGACGAGGCCAAGGGCCGCAGTTATGCGCCGAAAGGCAACCCCCCGGTGCAAGCAGTCAATCCGGTACGCGAAAAAGTTAATATGATCAGCGCGATTACCAACCAGGGGAAAACTCATTTCATGTTTTACAGCGAAACGATGACGGCTCAACTCCTGATTCAATTCATGGAACGTCTGATTCGTCAAAATGAACGGAAAGTGTATTTGATTCTGGATAACCTGCGGGTTCACCACAGCAAAACGTTGACTGGTTTTCTGCAGGAAAACGCAGCTTTCATCAAGTTATTTTTCTTGCCGAGCTACAGTCCCGACCTGAACCCGGATGAATATCTCAACCGTGACTTGAAATCAAATCTGAGCAACAAGCCCTTGGGGTGCGCCAAAGGCAAAATAACCGAACATGCCAAGCAACATATGGAAATGATAGCTGAACAACCGGAACGAATCAAGAAATTATTCCATTCCAAGACTGTTTTATATGCAAGTTAG
- a CDS encoding IS1380 family transposase, whose amino-acid sequence MYTDDLTYGMQENRFFHGYYDHYCFLPLYVFCGDQLLVAYLRPSKIDAAKHAWAILSLLVKRFRQKWPKVKIIFRGDSGFCRQKMLNWCDKNEVKYIVGLAKNPRLLELSKDLQVKAEALYNETHEKAKLFTQFEYAAGTWKYPRRVIAKAEFNSPGPNNRFIVTNLDDDGQYLYEKVYCARGEMENRIKEQQLDLFADRTSCHDFAANQFRLLLSSLAYILMERFRALLLTGTQFAEATCGSIRLYLVKIGAIIRRNTRKIYVALSSACPNQELLRLIAAKIIAWE is encoded by the coding sequence ATCTATACCGATGACCTCACTTACGGGATGCAGGAAAATCGCTTTTTTCATGGCTATTATGACCACTATTGCTTTTTGCCGTTGTATGTTTTCTGCGGGGATCAATTACTTGTGGCTTATTTGCGTCCATCAAAAATTGATGCGGCCAAGCATGCCTGGGCGATTCTCTCGCTACTGGTAAAGCGCTTTCGGCAGAAATGGCCGAAGGTTAAGATTATTTTCCGGGGAGACAGTGGCTTTTGCCGGCAGAAAATGCTGAACTGGTGTGATAAAAATGAGGTCAAATATATTGTCGGATTGGCGAAAAATCCACGTTTGCTGGAATTATCAAAAGATCTTCAAGTGAAAGCGGAAGCACTTTACAACGAAACACATGAAAAAGCAAAACTGTTTACTCAGTTCGAATATGCGGCAGGAACTTGGAAATATCCGCGCCGGGTGATTGCCAAAGCGGAATTCAACTCCCCCGGACCGAATAATCGTTTTATCGTCACCAATCTTGATGATGATGGACAATATCTTTATGAAAAAGTTTATTGCGCCCGAGGTGAGATGGAAAACAGGATCAAGGAACAGCAGCTGGATCTTTTCGCTGATCGGACAAGCTGCCATGACTTTGCGGCAAATCAATTCCGGCTTCTGCTTTCAAGTTTGGCTTATATTCTCATGGAACGGTTTCGGGCATTGTTGTTGACAGGAACTCAATTTGCCGAGGCTACCTGCGGCAGCATTCGCTTATACCTGGTGAAAATCGGTGCCATTATTCGGCGGAATACCAGAAAAATTTATGTTGCTCTTTCAAGTGCTTGTCCAAATCAGGAACTCCTCCGCTTGATCGCTGCGAAAATCATCGCTTGGGAATAA
- a CDS encoding TIGR04076 family protein, giving the protein MKKVKITVLKTTLDQELAAEYGSENLGPCPMLKVGMIFYADYAKPEGFCDEAWKAIYQYVFALAHGGGNELFYHGDWILKPGVAICSCNDGLRPVIFKLEATNEDAAVNYTPMR; this is encoded by the coding sequence ATGAAGAAAGTCAAAATCACCGTTTTGAAAACCACGTTGGATCAAGAGCTTGCCGCGGAATACGGGTCGGAAAACCTGGGGCCGTGCCCGATGTTGAAAGTTGGAATGATCTTTTACGCCGACTACGCCAAGCCGGAAGGTTTCTGCGACGAGGCGTGGAAAGCGATTTACCAGTATGTTTTCGCCCTGGCGCACGGCGGCGGCAATGAGTTATTCTATCATGGCGACTGGATTCTAAAACCCGGTGTGGCGATTTGCAGTTGCAATGACGGCTTGCGCCCGGTGATCTTCAAGCTCGAAGCCACCAACGAGGATGCCGCTGTCAATTACACGCCGATGCGGTAG
- a CDS encoding GNAT family N-acetyltransferase, with protein MNIIAINQPRDLYLDALLQVWEASVRATHYFLTEEQIVGLRPLVTMGLQGIPHLYLAFDGEKIAGFMGIDGDKLEMLFLAPASFGCGLGRKMLQHGLTQHHLQYIDVNEQNLQARGFYEHCGFEVIGRSELDGQGNPFPILHLKIKEV; from the coding sequence ATGAATATTATTGCAATAAATCAGCCGCGCGATCTGTATTTAGACGCGCTGTTGCAAGTTTGGGAAGCCTCGGTGCGGGCGACGCACTACTTTTTAACGGAAGAGCAAATCGTTGGATTGCGCCCTTTGGTGACGATGGGATTGCAGGGAATCCCGCACCTTTATCTAGCCTTTGACGGAGAGAAAATCGCCGGATTCATGGGCATTGACGGCGACAAACTTGAAATGTTGTTTCTCGCTCCGGCGAGTTTCGGGTGCGGCCTCGGGCGCAAGATGCTTCAGCATGGATTGACCCAACATCATCTTCAATACATTGATGTCAACGAGCAAAATCTGCAGGCCAGAGGCTTCTACGAGCACTGCGGCTTTGAGGTGATCGGCCGCTCCGAACTTGACGGACAAGGCAATCCATTTCCGATTTTGCACCTAAAAATCAAAGAGGTATGA
- a CDS encoding transposase gives MTKCNVSIPFFQGPKSRKIEFNFAGGDISSDGGLLFVKEFDRKLGLTRRAGKLLDSFDIRQPGKVEHSYLSMLRQRVFGLVAGHEDLNDHHELRNDPLTSILLTLINKAFMRSRLG, from the coding sequence ATGACAAAATGTAATGTTTCGATTCCGTTCTTTCAAGGTCCGAAAAGCAGAAAAATTGAATTCAATTTCGCCGGTGGAGATATCAGCAGTGACGGCGGGTTGCTTTTCGTGAAAGAATTCGACCGCAAACTCGGTTTGACCCGGCGCGCCGGTAAACTGCTGGATTCTTTTGATATTCGACAGCCCGGAAAAGTTGAACATTCCTATCTGAGCATGCTTCGTCAACGAGTTTTTGGTTTGGTTGCCGGCCATGAAGATCTCAATGACCATCATGAATTGCGAAATGATCCGTTAACCTCAATACTGCTTACTTTAATCAATAAAGCATTCATGCGGAGCCGTCTTGGATGA
- a CDS encoding transposase — protein sequence MNWCDKNEVKYIVGLAKNPRLLELSKDLQVKAEALYNETHEKAKLFTQFEYAAGTWKYPRRVIAKAEFNSPGPNNRFIVTNLDDDGQYLYEKVYCARGEMENRIKEQQLDLFADRTSCHDFAANQFRLLLSSLAYILMERFRALLLTGTQFAEATCGSIRLYLVKIGAIIRRNTRKIYVALSSACPNQELLRLIAAKIIAWE from the coding sequence GTGAACTGGTGTGATAAAAATGAGGTCAAATATATTGTCGGATTGGCGAAAAATCCACGTTTGCTGGAATTATCAAAAGATCTTCAAGTGAAAGCGGAAGCACTTTACAACGAAACACATGAAAAAGCAAAACTGTTTACTCAGTTCGAATATGCGGCAGGAACTTGGAAATATCCGCGCCGGGTGATTGCCAAAGCGGAATTCAACTCCCCCGGACCGAATAATCGTTTTATCGTCACCAATCTTGATGATGATGGACAATATCTTTATGAAAAAGTTTATTGCGCCCGAGGTGAGATGGAAAACAGGATCAAGGAACAGCAGCTGGATCTTTTCGCTGATCGGACAAGCTGCCATGACTTTGCGGCAAATCAATTCCGGCTTCTGCTTTCAAGTTTGGCTTATATTCTCATGGAACGGTTTCGGGCATTGTTGTTGACAGGAACTCAATTTGCCGAGGCTACCTGCGGCAGCATTCGCTTATACCTGGTGAAAATCGGTGCCATTATTCGGCGGAATACCAGAAAAATTTATGTTGCTCTTTCAAGTGCTTGTCCAAATCAGGAACTCCTCCGCTTGATCGCTGCGAAAATCATCGCTTGGGAATAA
- a CDS encoding IS4 family transposase: protein MKNTSVSLFRQVLDLIPKREFEEIVMKHNGDKRKQSFDSWAHFVSMIFCQLAQANSLREICGGLKTCGGKLNHLGVESAPTKSNLSYANAHRSPKMFGDIFHMLLGHCHAIAPRHEFSFPKKLYSLDATLIELCVKVFPWATYRQTKGAIKLNMLLDHDGHLPVFVDFTNGDVHEVNSARRMELPRDSMVVCDRGYVDFSMLYKWNLSGVDFVTRLKTNTTYDIPEYDVKQYPGTVLSDEVIFLRGSQDKYPERLRKVVVCDVENHRTLTLLTNNFELDAQTIGDIYKARXGSQDKYPERLRKVVVCDVENHRTLTLLTNNFELDAQTIGDIYKARWQIESFFKMLKQNFKIKTFIGTSENAVRIQVWTALIAILLTKYLKFLSKAQWHFSTLVTFLKWNLFVYRDLRQWLDQPFTKPPEPESFQPEFAF, encoded by the coding sequence ATGAAGAATACATCAGTCAGTCTTTTTCGTCAAGTGTTGGATTTGATACCGAAGCGAGAATTTGAAGAAATAGTCATGAAACACAATGGAGACAAGCGAAAACAGTCCTTTGACAGTTGGGCACATTTTGTGTCGATGATCTTCTGCCAGTTGGCGCAGGCCAATAGTCTGCGAGAGATTTGCGGAGGTTTGAAAACCTGTGGAGGCAAATTGAATCATCTTGGAGTGGAATCCGCTCCAACCAAATCCAACTTGTCGTACGCCAATGCCCATCGCTCTCCGAAAATGTTCGGCGATATTTTCCATATGCTTCTGGGACACTGCCATGCAATTGCGCCACGGCATGAGTTTTCGTTTCCCAAGAAACTTTACAGTCTCGACGCAACGCTGATTGAGCTTTGCGTTAAAGTTTTTCCATGGGCAACCTATCGGCAAACCAAAGGGGCAATCAAGCTCAATATGCTGTTGGATCACGATGGTCATCTTCCCGTGTTCGTTGATTTCACCAATGGAGATGTTCATGAGGTAAACAGCGCCAGACGAATGGAACTCCCGCGTGACAGCATGGTGGTTTGTGATCGCGGATACGTTGATTTTTCCATGCTGTATAAATGGAATCTCTCCGGTGTGGATTTTGTCACGCGCCTCAAGACCAATACGACCTACGACATCCCGGAATACGATGTCAAGCAATATCCCGGAACCGTTTTGAGCGATGAAGTCATTTTTCTGCGTGGTTCGCAAGACAAATATCCGGAACGTCTCCGCAAAGTGGTCGTCTGCGATGTGGAAAACCATCGGACATTGACCTTGCTAACCAACAATTTTGAGCTGGACGCACAAACGATCGGCGACATCTATAAGGCTCGCTGNGGTTCGCAAGACAAATATCCGGAACGTCTCCGCAAAGTGGTCGTCTGCGATGTGGAAAACCATCGGACATTGACCTTGCTAACCAACAATTTTGAGCTGGACGCACAAACGATCGGCGACATCTATAAGGCTCGCTGGCAAATCGAAAGCTTTTTCAAGATGCTCAAGCAGAACTTCAAGATCAAAACGTTTATCGGCACCAGCGAAAATGCGGTTCGGATTCAAGTTTGGACAGCGCTTATCGCTATTTTGCTGACCAAGTACCTGAAGTTTTTGTCGAAAGCGCAATGGCATTTTTCAACCCTGGTCACTTTCCTGAAATGGAATCTATTTGTTTACCGCGACTTGCGCCAATGGCTGGATCAACCATTTACCAAACCACCGGAGCCGGAATCATTTCAACCAGAGTTCGCTTTTTAG
- a CDS encoding RHS repeat domain-containing protein → MNDDTATAVAQTKEQFSGLPAGTVAAVSGIDIYGNITTQSAEIDRSTKTITVSAVSPGSTEARQLVYVNGQPASQTSCSGLTTVYGHDGLGRIISVTDPRLGAELTAYYTAGAGKIGRIRSLTDAAGNTTVYDYDTAGNVVMVQNPLNRKNYYYYNPMGLPTRAWGEAQYPVEFAYNNLLGQPTAMKTYRGDSGWSGAEWPAGDTAADITSWSYDAASGLLTARTAAVGKSTAYSYSPDGKLLSRTWTRKRYGQPVVTTCSYDDFSQLQNVHYSDNTPAISFTYNRLGQLQSVADALGNRSFSYNVQFSLQQEAIIGNYTRKLRVYQLINDYSTG, encoded by the coding sequence TTGAACGACGATACCGCAACCGCCGTTGCGCAAACCAAAGAACAATTCTCTGGACTGCCGGCCGGCACAGTTGCGGCGGTCAGCGGCATCGACATCTACGGCAATATCACCACGCAATCGGCGGAGATCGACCGCAGCACCAAGACCATCACCGTAAGCGCCGTAAGCCCCGGCTCGACCGAAGCCCGGCAGCTGGTTTACGTCAACGGCCAGCCGGCCTCGCAAACGAGTTGCTCCGGTCTGACCACCGTCTACGGCCATGACGGCCTCGGCCGCATCATCTCCGTCACCGACCCGCGCCTCGGCGCGGAGCTGACCGCCTATTATACCGCCGGAGCCGGAAAGATCGGCCGCATTCGGTCGCTGACCGACGCCGCCGGAAATACCACCGTCTACGATTACGACACCGCCGGAAACGTGGTTATGGTGCAAAATCCGCTCAACCGGAAGAATTATTACTACTACAACCCGATGGGGCTGCCGACGCGGGCGTGGGGAGAAGCGCAGTACCCGGTCGAGTTCGCCTACAACAACCTCCTCGGCCAACCGACCGCGATGAAAACGTATCGCGGCGACAGCGGCTGGAGCGGCGCGGAGTGGCCGGCGGGCGATACGGCGGCGGATATCACTTCGTGGAGTTACGACGCCGCTTCCGGCCTGTTGACCGCCAGAACCGCCGCCGTCGGCAAATCGACGGCCTACTCTTATTCGCCGGACGGCAAACTGCTGAGCCGTACCTGGACGAGAAAGCGTTACGGGCAGCCGGTAGTCACCACCTGCAGCTATGACGACTTCAGTCAACTGCAAAACGTCCATTATTCAGACAACACCCCGGCCATCTCCTTCACCTACAACCGGCTCGGGCAACTGCAGAGCGTCGCCGACGCGCTCGGCAACAGAAGTTTCAGTTATAATGTGCAGTTTTCCTTGCAACAGGAGGCGATCATCGGTAATTATACCAGAAAGTTAAGAGTTTATCAACTAATAAATGATTATAGCACCGGATAA
- a CDS encoding transposase produces the protein MKFECEKMLPDGSFLSTFYSGLEHRKKINGSQVRVIEYALKGAKEKYRLITNILVPEEAPAIELAQLYQERWEIEIGYDELKNHLKLPGTNLRSKTPELVIQELYGFFLAHYTVRTLMYKAALKKHIDPDSLSFIGTVRILRRKITTARFPP, from the coding sequence ATGAAATTTGAATGTGAAAAGATGTTGCCTGACGGCTCATTTTTGAGTACATTTTACAGCGGTTTAGAACATCGGAAAAAGATCAATGGAAGTCAGGTGCGGGTTATTGAATATGCACTCAAAGGTGCGAAAGAGAAATACCGCCTGATCACAAATATACTTGTGCCGGAAGAAGCTCCGGCAATTGAACTCGCACAATTGTACCAGGAACGATGGGAAATTGAAATTGGGTATGACGAGTTAAAAAATCACTTGAAATTGCCGGGGACAAATCTACGAAGCAAAACCCCGGAATTGGTTATTCAGGAACTTTATGGATTTTTCCTTGCACACTATACGGTACGGACATTGATGTACAAGGCGGCACTGAAAAAACACATTGATCCGGATTCATTATCGTTTATCGGAACTGTCAGGATTTTGCGGAGAAAGATCACCACCGCGCGTTTTCCCCCTTAG
- a CDS encoding triacylglycerol lipase — MLEEIFHKVAVNAAWPYRLAPRGTDCGRTVVLVHGIMLVGPVMHMLGRFLCSQGFEVFIYDYRSSRDTIVGHGARLKKFLEELAADLPSTRPIDLVAHSMGGLLCRCAFGHLAAEQLPENECLVPPRFQHLVMICTPNCGSRQADYWLSKIPCGEQLVKSLPDLRYGEDAPAATLPVLRHLKIGIIAADRDHCVSEQSAHLETENDFIMLNGTHTGILFSTAAARQVSNFLLYDHFDHYI, encoded by the coding sequence ATGCTGGAAGAAATTTTTCATAAAGTCGCCGTCAACGCCGCCTGGCCTTACCGTCTGGCGCCGCGCGGGACGGATTGCGGCCGCACTGTGGTGCTGGTTCACGGCATCATGCTGGTCGGTCCGGTGATGCATATGCTGGGGCGCTTTCTCTGCAGTCAGGGATTTGAGGTGTTCATTTATGATTATCGTTCCAGCCGCGATACGATCGTCGGACACGGCGCCAGGCTGAAAAAATTTCTGGAAGAACTGGCGGCTGATCTGCCGTCGACGCGACCGATTGACCTGGTGGCGCACAGTATGGGTGGGTTGCTGTGCCGTTGTGCGTTCGGCCATCTGGCGGCGGAACAACTGCCGGAGAACGAATGTCTGGTTCCGCCGCGTTTTCAACATCTGGTGATGATCTGTACGCCGAATTGCGGTTCCAGGCAGGCTGATTACTGGCTGTCGAAGATTCCCTGCGGCGAACAACTGGTCAAATCGCTGCCGGATTTGCGTTACGGCGAAGATGCGCCGGCGGCGACGCTGCCGGTGCTCCGCCACCTGAAAATCGGCATTATCGCCGCCGACCGCGATCATTGTGTTTCGGAGCAGTCGGCGCATTTGGAGACCGAAAACGATTTCATCATGTTGAACGGCACCCATACCGGAATTCTGTTCAGTACGGCGGCTGCCCGGCAGGTGAGCAACTTCCTGCTGTACGACCATTTCGACCACTATATCTGA